In Phytoactinopolyspora mesophila, the following are encoded in one genomic region:
- a CDS encoding class I SAM-dependent methyltransferase encodes MQSISRRIDAAVALLNPQPDEELLEIGCGTGQAILAATMRAPGARITAIDRSEKAVARARVVNQAAINAGRVRISTRDIEKQPVSPGSFDRAFSIRVNTFWTRPGVALPHVAASLHAGGQLWMIYDGPAEKVVDPIVASLDAYGIQDIRTETTEGAYAIIASFPPGIDHAPASR; translated from the coding sequence ATGCAGAGCATCTCGCGCCGGATCGACGCCGCGGTCGCCTTACTCAACCCGCAGCCGGATGAAGAACTGCTCGAGATCGGCTGCGGGACCGGACAAGCGATCCTCGCCGCCACGATGCGCGCGCCCGGCGCCAGGATCACCGCAATCGATCGGTCGGAGAAGGCGGTCGCTCGCGCGCGTGTCGTCAATCAGGCCGCGATCAACGCCGGACGAGTCCGGATCTCAACTCGTGACATCGAGAAACAGCCGGTCTCGCCAGGTAGCTTCGACCGGGCATTCAGCATCCGCGTCAACACCTTCTGGACCCGTCCCGGCGTCGCCCTGCCACACGTCGCCGCAAGCCTGCACGCTGGTGGGCAACTCTGGATGATCTACGACGGCCCAGCGGAGAAGGTCGTGGACCCCATCGTCGCCTCTCTCGATGCATACGGCATTCAAGATATCCGGACCGAAACCACCGAGGGTGCCTACGCGATCATCGCGTCGTTTCCACCTGGGATCGATCATGCGCCAGCCTCCCGTTGA
- a CDS encoding ice-binding family protein gives MVALGVASLVAVPLIFNESVASAADAPVGLGTAGDFSVLAGSTVTNTGPSLLEQNLGVHPGNTAPGFPPGEVEGETHLADEVALQAKDDLTVAYNNAAGRTPFTNLPSELGGTTLLPGVYRISAAQLTGQLTLDAEGDPEAVFIFQVDSTLVTASNSSVILVNGASPCNVFWQVGSSATIGTDTTFIGTIMAMASITMQTGATLEGRALARTGAVTLDTNTITDDGCEHGPPDGDENGTEDGTENGTEDGTEDGTEDGTEDGTEDGTEDGTEDGTEDGTEDGTEDGTEDGTEDGTEDGTEDGTEDGTEDGTEDGTEDGTEDGTEDGTEDGTEDGTEDGTEDGTEDGTEDGTEDGTEDGTEDGTENGTENGTDLPDTGSGAISVLTGVGALLVTMAGGLLLYLQRLRRT, from the coding sequence TTGGTAGCACTAGGGGTTGCGAGTCTTGTCGCCGTTCCTTTGATCTTCAATGAGAGCGTCGCGAGCGCCGCTGATGCTCCGGTGGGTTTGGGCACCGCCGGCGACTTCTCGGTCCTGGCCGGTTCCACGGTCACCAATACCGGCCCGAGTTTGTTGGAGCAGAATCTCGGAGTGCACCCGGGTAATACTGCGCCGGGCTTCCCGCCCGGAGAGGTCGAAGGGGAGACGCATCTGGCCGACGAGGTAGCGCTGCAGGCGAAGGACGATTTGACGGTCGCCTACAACAACGCGGCCGGTCGGACGCCTTTCACCAATCTGCCGTCGGAGTTGGGCGGCACAACGCTCCTGCCCGGGGTCTACCGGATTTCGGCCGCACAGCTGACCGGGCAGTTGACTCTGGACGCTGAGGGTGACCCGGAGGCGGTGTTCATCTTCCAAGTCGACAGCACGCTGGTCACGGCATCGAACAGCAGTGTGATCCTGGTAAACGGGGCGTCGCCGTGCAACGTGTTCTGGCAGGTGGGCAGTTCGGCGACGATCGGTACCGATACCACCTTCATCGGCACGATCATGGCTATGGCCTCGATCACTATGCAGACCGGAGCGACCTTGGAGGGTCGGGCGCTGGCTCGGACCGGTGCCGTCACCCTCGATACCAACACCATCACCGACGACGGCTGCGAGCACGGCCCGCCAGATGGTGATGAGAACGGGACCGAGGACGGGACTGAGAACGGGACCGAGGACGGAACTGAGGACGGGACCGAGGACGGGACCGAGGACGGGACCGAGGACGGGACCGAGGACGGAACCGAGGACGGAACCGAGGACGGGACCGAGGACGGGACCGAGGACGGGACCGAGGACGGAACCGAGGACGGAACCGAGGACGGGACCGAGGACGGGACCGAGGACGGAACCGAGGACGGGACCGAGGACGGGACTGAAGACGGAACTGAAGACGGAACTGAAGACGGGACCGAGGACGGGACCGAGGACGGGACCGAGGACGGGACCGAGGACGGAACCGAGGACGGAACCGAAGACGGGACCGAGGATGGGACCGAGGACGGAACCGAGGACGGAACCGAAAACGGAACCGAGAACGGAACCGATCTGCCGGACACCGGCAGTGGTGCAATATCGGTCCTGACTGGGGTGGGCGCGCTTCTGGTCACGATGGCCGGAGGGCTACTCCTGTACCTTCAGCGGCTGAGGCGTACATGA